DNA from Dietzia lutea:
GCGCAGGTTCCGCCGACTCGGCGGCGGACGGGATCGAGTGCGTGAGATGGCTCACTTCGTCGTCGTCCGGCCCCCATACTGGCGTCATGAGCGACTTCAAGAAGGGCGACCACGTCGAGTGGAACTCCGAGGCCGGGATGGTGCGCGGGGTGATCCGGAAAATCCACACCGAGGACGTCGAGTTCAAGGGACGCATGCGGCGCTGCAGCAAGGAGGAGCCGCAGTACGAGATCGAAAGCGACAAGACCGGCCACATGGCCATGCATAAGGGTTCGGCGCTGAAGAAGATCGACTAAGGCGAGACGTGGCCGGGCGCGGGCGCTGGCGATGCGGGCGTAGTCCGCGATCCGCTC
Protein-coding regions in this window:
- a CDS encoding DUF2945 domain-containing protein, with the protein product MSDFKKGDHVEWNSEAGMVRGVIRKIHTEDVEFKGRMRRCSKEEPQYEIESDKTGHMAMHKGSALKKID